The Panicum virgatum strain AP13 chromosome 5K, P.virgatum_v5, whole genome shotgun sequence genome has a window encoding:
- the LOC120706326 gene encoding 2-alkenal reductase (NADP(+)-dependent)-like gives MAAAATAATATNRRVILKEYVEGYPREEHMELLPGAEVPLRLAGDEPPGSVLVRNLYLSCDPYMRPKMSRPLRESYTAAFVPGAVITGYGVARVLDSSDPRLAPGDLVWGITGWEDYSVVRPPTTALLAKISHHGGGGGGVPLSYYTGILGMPGLTAYVGFHEICAPKAGEAVFVSAASGAVGQLVGQFARLAGCRVVGSAGTAEKVELLRARFGFHDAFNYKEEPDLAAALRRRFPEGIDIYFENVGGAMLDAVLLNMRVRGRIAVCGLISQYNLKDGEKDAVRNLSAVVGKRLRLQGFIEPDHKHLYPKYEAWVLPYIRDGTLAYVEDVAEGLESAPGALIGLFHGRNVGKQLVRVADDAETGA, from the coding sequence atggcggcggcggcgacggcggcgacggcgacgaaccGGCGCGTGATCCTCAAGGAGTACGTGGAGGGGTACCCGCGCGAGGAGCACATGGAGCTGCTCCCGGGCGCCGAGGTGCCCCTCCGcctggccggcgacgagccGCCCGGCTCCGTCCTCGTCCGGAACCTCTACCTCTCCTGCGACCCCTACATGCGGCCCAAGATGTCGCGCCCGCTGCGGGAGTCCTACACGGCCGCCTTCGTCCCGGGCGCCGTCATCACCGGCTACGGCGTCGCCCGCGTGCTCGACTCCTCCGACCCGCGCCTCGCCCCCGGGGACCTCGTCTGGGGCATCACGGGCTGGGAGGACTACAGCGTCGTCCGGCCCCCCACCACCGCGCTCCTCGCCAAGATCTcccaccacggcggcggcggcggcggcgtcccgctCTCCTACTACACGGGCATCCTCGGCATGCCGGGGCTCACGGCCTACGTGGGGTTCCACGAGATCTGCGCGCCCAAGGCCGGCGAGGCCGTGTTCGTCTCCGCGGCGTCCGGCGCCGTGGGCCAACTGGTGGGCCAGTTCGCGCGGCTCGCCGGGTGCCGCGTCGTCGGCAGCGCGGGGACCGCGGAGAAGGTGGAGCTCCTGCGCGCCAGGTTCGGGTTCCACGACGCGTTCAACTACAAGGAGGagccggacctcgccgccgcgctccggcgGCGCTTCCCGGAGGGGATCGACATCTACTTCGAGAACGTGGGCGGCGCGATGCTGGACGCCGTGCTGCTCAacatgcgcgtgcgcggccggatcGCCGTCTGCGGGCTCATCTCGCAGTACAACCTCAAGGACGGGGAGAAGGACGCCGTGCGCAACCTCTCCGCCGTCGTCGGCAAGCGGCTCCGGCTGCAGGGGTTCATCGAGCCCGACCACAAGCACCTGTACCCCAAGTACGAGGCGTGGGTGCTCCCCTACATCCGGGACGGCACGCTCGCCTACGTCGAGGACGTCGCCGAGGGGCTCGAGAGCGCGCCCGGGGCGCTCATCGGGCTCTTCCACGGCCGCAACGTCGGCAAGCAGCTCGTCCGCGTCGCCGACGACGCGGAAACCGGCGCCTGA